CGCCCTCATCGGCAAGATGAGAACTCTGGAAGAAAAAACCGGAAAACAAATTCCAGCCCTAGCGCTGACCGCCTACGCTAGGGAGGAAGATAAAAACCGCGCCCTGAAGGCAGGGTTTCAAATGTATCAGTCTAAGCCCGTCGAGCCTGATGATTTAGTGGCGGCGGTGGCACTTCTGGCTGGGTGTGCAGGTTAAGTCTAGCTAAGGCGCTTTTCTAGATATTGACCGATCATTTGCTGTTCTCCGGCACGGGAGATGATCGTTTGCCGGGTGCGGTAGCTTCGACCAATCAGTTTTAATTCTTCTTCAAATGAAGAGTCTCTGTACTCTGTCCGCAAGCACAAAGTTTTGGGATTGGGGAAATAATACTCAGCCGTGACGGGTTTCGGAGTGGCAAAGCCGCGATCGCGATAGAGTGTGGTTCCTAATGCGCCAAACAGTGTCGAACCTTTGGATTCTTTGCGGTTTGTGACTGAATTTGTGCTGTTCCACTCCACATAAGAACCACAAAT
The Coleofasciculus sp. FACHB-T130 genome window above contains:
- a CDS encoding phycobiliprotein lyase, with translation MTTLRQLAQTHEESLIAAFFQESEGKWRSERRYYTLPDGETKEMVSLITVRFLEQGSSELLHLAELHQLEDPAALICGSYVEWNSTNSVTNRKESKGSTLFGALGTTLYRDRGFATPKPVTAEYYFPNPKTLCLRTEYRDSSFEEELKLIGRSYRTRQTIISRAGEQQMIGQYLEKRLS